One genomic region from bacterium encodes:
- a CDS encoding SDR family oxidoreductase, whose amino-acid sequence MTEIRKSLEGRIALVTGSARGLGAGMVRALATQGAAVAIHYRKSREAAERLAKELQDQGVTAATFQANVTRWAEVCDLRTAVLEHFGRLDILVNNVGTFFEKPWGSFTPAEWEEMLASNLTSVYYTCQAFWPGLVAQRWGRIINIGLANSDRIHAYRNILPYAIAKSGVLILSKSLALEGAPHQITVNVLAPGLMDNGTLDTTARQTATQQVPAGRPGTSTDLAAALTFLCSEAASYITGAQIPVSGGWGL is encoded by the coding sequence ATGACGGAGATCCGTAAATCCCTGGAGGGCCGGATCGCCCTGGTGACCGGCAGCGCGCGCGGCCTGGGCGCGGGCATGGTGCGCGCCTTGGCGACACAGGGCGCCGCTGTTGCCATCCACTACCGCAAAAGCCGGGAAGCGGCCGAGCGGCTGGCTAAGGAACTTCAAGATCAGGGAGTGACCGCGGCGACCTTCCAAGCGAATGTGACCCGATGGGCGGAGGTCTGCGATCTGCGCACCGCCGTGCTGGAACACTTCGGCCGCCTCGACATTCTGGTGAACAATGTGGGAACTTTCTTCGAAAAACCCTGGGGATCTTTCACACCGGCAGAATGGGAGGAGATGCTGGCGAGCAACCTCACGAGCGTCTATTATACCTGTCAGGCCTTCTGGCCGGGGCTGGTGGCACAGCGATGGGGCCGCATCATCAATATTGGGCTCGCGAACAGCGACCGCATCCATGCTTATCGCAATATCCTGCCCTATGCCATCGCCAAATCCGGCGTGCTCATCCTCAGCAAATCCCTGGCCTTAGAGGGTGCTCCGCACCAGATTACCGTGAACGTCCTGGCACCCGGATTGATGGATAATGGAACCCTCGACACGACCGCCCGCCAGACTGCAACGCAACAAGTGCCCGCTGGACGACCGGGAACCAGTACCGATCTCGCCGCGGCGCTGACCTTTCTTTGCAGCGAGGCCGCCTCCTATATCACCGGCGCCCAAATCCCCGTCAGCGGCGGCTGGGGCCTTTAG
- a CDS encoding AAA family ATPase — translation MIISKIEIRAFKSIYELALPLDPHINVLIGANESGKSNILKALEAFREKVALDASFTCQYSNHYYMAKPPELTLEFSGFTNENRRLLQAVSESFKEVERFKIRKEGPTLNDYHLLINVNPVESIDMARLLRILPKILYFPDIRLLKNRVDYDDLIANLPECATERNLLKIGGVDRYETIFEDNARGRRALEEAGRIITEQLRRVWSQEPTIEVKLNVNGRALYIDFSDSTTVFDTPESRSLGFRWYLSFYVNFLAQTFEAQANEYLFLFDEPGIHLHPSGQKDLMKVLEDLALKNQVIFSTHSPFMINRQFPERVILVVKDKNGTRIDNQAYREHWKPLRDEIGLKVGDLFFFSDSSIIVELPTRKSGILEKFKAKSE, via the coding sequence ATGATCATCTCGAAGATTGAAATTCGCGCTTTCAAGTCGATTTATGAACTCGCACTGCCCCTGGATCCGCATATCAATGTGCTCATAGGCGCCAACGAGAGCGGCAAATCCAACATCCTCAAAGCGCTCGAAGCCTTCAGGGAAAAAGTCGCCCTGGATGCCTCGTTCACCTGCCAGTACTCGAACCATTATTACATGGCCAAACCTCCCGAATTGACCCTGGAGTTCTCCGGTTTCACCAACGAAAATCGGCGCCTCCTGCAGGCGGTCTCGGAGTCCTTCAAGGAGGTGGAGCGCTTCAAGATCCGCAAGGAGGGACCAACCCTCAACGATTATCATCTGTTGATCAATGTCAATCCGGTCGAGTCGATCGATATGGCCCGGCTGTTGCGCATTCTCCCCAAGATCCTCTATTTTCCCGACATCCGTTTGCTCAAAAACCGCGTCGATTACGACGATCTCATCGCCAACCTGCCGGAGTGCGCCACTGAACGTAATCTGCTCAAGATCGGCGGGGTCGATCGCTACGAGACCATCTTTGAAGACAATGCTCGCGGCCGCCGCGCCCTTGAGGAGGCCGGCCGGATCATCACCGAGCAGCTGCGCCGCGTTTGGTCACAGGAACCCACCATCGAAGTCAAACTCAATGTCAACGGCCGCGCCCTCTATATCGATTTCAGCGACAGCACCACCGTCTTCGATACCCCGGAATCCCGCAGCCTGGGGTTCCGATGGTACCTCTCCTTTTACGTCAATTTTCTCGCCCAAACCTTTGAAGCCCAAGCCAACGAATATCTCTTTCTTTTCGATGAACCCGGCATCCATCTTCATCCTTCCGGCCAAAAGGATTTGATGAAGGTCCTCGAAGACCTGGCCTTGAAAAACCAGGTGATCTTCAGCACCCACTCCCCCTTTATGATCAACCGCCAGTTTCCCGAGCGGGTCATTCTCGTGGTCAAGGACAAAAACGGCACTCGCATCGACAATCAGGCCTATCGCGAGCACTGGAAACCCCTGCGCGACGAGATCGGCCTCAAGGTGGGCGATCTCTTCTTCTTCAGTGATTCCAGTATCATCGTCGAACTGCCCACGCGCAAGTCAGGGATCCTGGAAAAATTCAAGGCAAAATCCGAGTAG
- a CDS encoding glycosyltransferase family 4 protein: MPRVLITTYYFPPAGGAGVQRTLKFVKYLREFGWEPVVLTARDADYPARDETLLQEIPEGIKIYRAPLFEPYRLYRWFTGKPAGTATDIATLTRDAQEDRKWSERLSEGIRAALFVPDARMTWFFPALHLGRKILNAEKIDLIFSSAPPYTTHLIGRRLKRASGLPWVADFRDSWIGWLSTPHWRPAPARALEFRMEKQVLTEADHILTVSAGVKEDLLSRHPDLRDTRWCYLPNGFDAADLAGIPPKPKAPGFTLIYTGSLYGNRNPRSLLRALEQLVEEQFAPLEALHIRLVGRVGEAILQEIAASPAGRFFDHIPYVSHAESLQYLLAADAALLIIDDSPANRGILTGKLFEYIGARLPILALAPEGEASTLIRRHGLGFCIPPGDSEGIAAVLRRLLRKEYPRHQEQGEDARRLFERREQTRQLAALFDEMIAEPDERE; this comes from the coding sequence ATGCCCAGAGTCTTGATCACCACCTACTATTTTCCCCCTGCCGGGGGCGCCGGCGTGCAGCGGACGCTCAAGTTCGTCAAATATCTGCGCGAATTCGGCTGGGAGCCGGTCGTCCTGACCGCCCGGGATGCCGATTATCCAGCCCGCGATGAAACCCTGTTGCAGGAGATCCCGGAGGGGATAAAAATCTATCGGGCTCCACTTTTCGAGCCCTATCGTCTTTACCGCTGGTTCACCGGCAAGCCGGCCGGCACCGCCACCGATATCGCCACCCTGACCCGGGATGCGCAGGAAGACCGGAAATGGAGCGAACGGCTTTCAGAGGGCATACGCGCTGCCCTGTTCGTCCCCGATGCCCGCATGACCTGGTTCTTTCCAGCGCTTCATCTCGGCCGCAAGATCCTCAACGCGGAGAAGATCGATCTGATCTTCTCAAGCGCCCCGCCCTACACGACGCATCTCATCGGCCGCCGGCTGAAACGCGCTTCCGGATTGCCTTGGGTGGCCGATTTCCGCGATTCTTGGATTGGCTGGCTCTCAACACCGCATTGGCGGCCGGCGCCCGCCCGGGCGCTCGAGTTCCGAATGGAAAAACAGGTTCTGACAGAAGCAGATCACATTCTTACGGTCTCCGCCGGTGTAAAAGAGGACTTGCTGAGCCGCCATCCTGATTTACGCGATACACGTTGGTGCTACCTCCCCAACGGATTCGACGCTGCGGATCTGGCGGGCATTCCGCCCAAACCCAAAGCGCCAGGATTCACCCTGATTTATACCGGTTCACTCTATGGCAACCGTAATCCCCGCTCGCTGTTGCGCGCCCTCGAACAGCTGGTCGAAGAACAGTTCGCTCCCCTCGAGGCGCTCCATATCCGGCTGGTGGGGCGGGTCGGCGAGGCGATCCTGCAGGAGATCGCCGCCTCGCCAGCTGGCCGCTTCTTTGACCATATCCCCTACGTCTCCCATGCCGAAAGTCTGCAGTACCTCCTTGCCGCCGATGCCGCTCTCTTGATCATCGACGATTCCCCGGCCAACCGCGGCATTCTCACCGGCAAGCTTTTCGAATACATCGGCGCGCGCCTTCCCATTCTCGCCCTGGCGCCCGAAGGCGAGGCCTCCACCCTCATCCGCCGCCACGGCCTCGGTTTCTGTATACCGCCTGGAGACAGTGAAGGGATCGCTGCTGTCCTGCGTAGGTTGCTCCGCAAGGAATATCCGCGTCATCAGGAGCAAGGGGAGGACGCCCGGCGGCTCTTTGAGCGTCGCGAGCAGACCCGCCAGCTTGCCGCACTTTTTGACGAGATGATCGCTGAACCAGATGAAAGGGAATGA
- a CDS encoding YfhO family protein — MKKKKVAQEKSWAPPSAEKETLLTRYPLAALLVLSFLLLLILYNQVMLAGKTFQMPDQQSARATAPFVKEALSRGITPLWCPYIFGGMPSFGSLLSAPHVNRLDDFFIGFFRLLALPDFTFIFFNYLLFALFMFLLMRGLGVEPLPAFFSGLAVIFIPQFVAFTAYGHNTKFLAAVLIPVILLCAKKMMEEKNGLWFSLTALAIGFQMVRAHIQVSYYTFILLGIYFLYKEIADFRRSREIKPLLHSAGLLAGAIAAGVLLSMILYTSVLDYQRYSIRGGSTEGGGLDFDYAANWSFHPLEMVTFFIPSFMGFGGATYWGKMPFTDYPLYFSVVVFLLAGLALALRRDRTTWIMTTVALFSLLVSFGKHFGVLYAPLFKILPYFNKFRVPSMIHIILDISMLVLAGIGLQALFELRTQLPQLKPLERTRRIKSLKRFLYTFAGVVAVLGLMVLLGRALYMEMAGSGGHTLNDAQRVAAYNQAVLDSLKSIGLVAIAVVLILQFLKNSLSRMALTLLLSAMVVFDLWAVDAKIIQPQDKSDEKAFFAATPAVQFLQKDKELYRIFPVLDDKSGNWYMYHFIHNISGYSAAKLRLYQDFLDETGFGSQDRYGLNSFLSKYWRVGMQGNRYAWIDVPLQQIAPERLAFDSAMLDMLNVKYLVQMELPCNDPRYQPVGDPKTIPLYRNTTVLPRAFFADSVLVLKGRKSIFDYMKSGRFNPRRVAVIEENPPFTVSAATGNTADIVKYDLHQIVISAKIKSPTILVLSEIYYPAGWKAFVDGKESKIFKTNYLLRGLFLPAGDHQILFKFNPASYQAGEWITGIVLLLLIGLLGHSLWMVYRNRRKSPATA; from the coding sequence GTGAAAAAGAAAAAAGTCGCACAGGAAAAAAGCTGGGCGCCGCCATCTGCGGAAAAAGAGACGCTTCTCACCCGCTACCCCCTGGCCGCACTCCTGGTCCTCTCTTTCCTGCTCCTGCTCATTTTGTACAATCAGGTCATGCTGGCCGGAAAAACCTTTCAAATGCCGGATCAGCAAAGCGCGCGCGCCACAGCCCCCTTCGTCAAGGAAGCCCTCTCCCGCGGCATCACGCCCCTCTGGTGTCCCTATATCTTCGGCGGCATGCCCTCTTTTGGCTCCCTGCTCAGCGCACCTCATGTGAACCGATTGGATGACTTCTTCATCGGCTTCTTCCGCCTTCTCGCTCTGCCGGATTTTACCTTCATTTTCTTCAATTATCTGCTCTTCGCTCTCTTCATGTTCCTGCTCATGCGCGGACTGGGCGTAGAGCCGCTCCCGGCTTTCTTTTCCGGGCTGGCGGTCATCTTCATCCCCCAGTTCGTCGCCTTCACCGCCTATGGACACAATACCAAATTTCTTGCCGCAGTGCTGATTCCGGTCATCCTTCTCTGCGCCAAAAAAATGATGGAGGAGAAAAACGGGCTCTGGTTCAGCCTCACCGCCCTCGCCATCGGCTTCCAGATGGTGCGAGCGCACATCCAGGTTTCCTACTACACCTTCATTCTTCTCGGAATCTACTTCCTTTATAAGGAGATCGCCGATTTCCGCCGCAGCCGCGAGATCAAGCCGCTGCTGCACTCCGCCGGGCTGCTCGCTGGCGCCATTGCCGCGGGTGTGCTCCTCTCGATGATTCTCTATACCTCGGTTCTCGACTACCAGCGCTACTCCATCCGCGGCGGCAGCACCGAAGGCGGTGGACTTGATTTTGACTACGCCGCCAACTGGTCCTTTCATCCTCTGGAGATGGTGACCTTCTTCATTCCCTCCTTCATGGGCTTTGGCGGCGCCACCTATTGGGGCAAGATGCCCTTCACCGATTACCCGCTCTATTTCAGCGTCGTTGTTTTTCTTCTGGCGGGTCTCGCCCTCGCCCTACGCCGTGATCGCACGACCTGGATTATGACGACTGTCGCGCTCTTTTCACTGCTGGTTTCCTTCGGCAAACATTTCGGTGTGCTCTATGCCCCGCTGTTCAAGATTCTGCCCTACTTTAACAAGTTCCGCGTCCCGAGCATGATTCATATCATTCTGGATATCAGCATGCTCGTCCTCGCCGGTATCGGCTTGCAAGCCCTGTTCGAACTGCGCACCCAGCTGCCACAGCTTAAACCGCTTGAACGCACACGCCGGATCAAATCGTTGAAACGCTTCCTCTATACTTTTGCCGGTGTGGTTGCGGTGTTGGGACTGATGGTTCTTTTGGGACGAGCCCTTTATATGGAAATGGCTGGCAGCGGCGGCCACACCCTGAATGATGCCCAGCGTGTCGCTGCCTATAACCAAGCGGTCCTTGACAGCCTCAAATCGATCGGGCTGGTTGCCATCGCGGTTGTGCTCATCCTCCAGTTCCTTAAAAACAGCCTATCCCGGATGGCGCTGACCCTTTTACTGAGCGCCATGGTAGTTTTCGATCTGTGGGCCGTGGATGCCAAAATCATCCAGCCTCAGGACAAGTCCGACGAAAAGGCCTTTTTTGCGGCGACGCCTGCCGTGCAGTTTTTACAGAAAGACAAAGAGCTCTATCGCATCTTTCCAGTGCTGGATGACAAGAGCGGCAATTGGTACATGTACCACTTCATTCATAACATCTCCGGCTACAGCGCCGCTAAACTACGCCTCTATCAGGATTTCCTCGACGAAACCGGTTTCGGTTCACAGGATCGCTATGGCCTGAACAGTTTTCTCTCCAAGTACTGGCGGGTGGGCATGCAGGGTAATCGCTATGCATGGATTGATGTGCCGCTGCAGCAAATCGCCCCGGAGCGGTTGGCCTTTGATTCGGCCATGCTGGATATGCTCAACGTCAAATATCTGGTTCAGATGGAGTTGCCCTGCAACGATCCGCGCTACCAGCCGGTAGGCGATCCAAAAACGATTCCACTTTACCGCAATACGACGGTGTTGCCGCGCGCCTTTTTCGCCGATTCGGTCCTCGTCCTCAAAGGCCGCAAGAGCATTTTTGACTACATGAAGAGCGGCCGTTTCAACCCACGCCGGGTGGCCGTGATCGAGGAGAATCCACCGTTTACCGTGTCGGCCGCCACCGGCAATACGGCCGATATCGTCAAGTATGACCTGCACCAGATCGTCATCTCCGCCAAGATTAAATCTCCGACAATCCTGGTGCTCAGCGAGATCTATTACCCCGCCGGCTGGAAAGCCTTTGTGGACGGCAAAGAGAGCAAGATCTTCAAGACCAATTACCTTCTGCGCGGGCTCTTCCTCCCGGCCGGCGATCACCAGATTCTCTTCAAATTCAACCCCGCCTCATACCAGGCCGGCGAGTGGATCACCGGGATAGTGCTGCTCCTGCTGATCGGCCTCCTGGGTCACTCACTCTGGATGGTTTACCGGAACCGCCGCAAATCACCGGCGACTGCCTGA
- a CDS encoding HAMP domain-containing sensor histidine kinase, whose amino-acid sequence MSFRKTLYMSSGTLRYLFVVVVILCIAGINFYVQGLVKDLRKQSRDIAEFYALTYQRLAVAADQPEVLDWLFVNIISRATFPLILTDRQGNPSSWQGLTVPDTARSPEALKQVRKVLAKMRQENDPIPITYDEIVLSYLYFGDSVLISRLQFLPWVTLSGIGLLVLAAFLSFVSIKSSEQRFIWVGMAKETAHQLGTPISSLMGWLELLKMPHLGAAQREQTLTDMETDLKRLEKIAARFSHIGSEALLDPQEVEPILHDVCEYLRKRLPKTGNQIQLIETYAACKPVPLNRELFEWAVENLLKNAIDAVKGKKGIIEIITKPLNGKNRIVIDISDNGAGITAKRRNDIFKAGYSTKKRGWGLGLNFAKRIIEEYHHGRLIIKESHIGKGTTMRMIL is encoded by the coding sequence ATGTCTTTTCGCAAAACGCTTTACATGTCCTCGGGTACCCTACGCTACCTCTTCGTAGTCGTGGTTATACTTTGCATCGCCGGAATTAATTTTTACGTCCAGGGGCTGGTCAAGGATTTGCGCAAACAATCCCGCGATATTGCAGAATTCTACGCCCTCACCTACCAGCGCCTGGCGGTAGCCGCCGACCAGCCGGAGGTGCTCGACTGGCTTTTCGTCAACATCATCAGCCGTGCCACCTTCCCCCTGATCCTGACCGACCGCCAGGGCAATCCCAGCTCCTGGCAAGGCCTGACAGTCCCGGACACCGCCCGCTCGCCAGAAGCCCTCAAACAGGTACGCAAGGTTCTGGCCAAGATGCGGCAGGAAAATGATCCCATCCCGATAACCTACGACGAGATTGTCCTCAGTTATCTCTACTTCGGCGACTCGGTCCTGATCAGCCGCCTCCAATTTCTGCCTTGGGTTACCCTGAGCGGCATCGGCCTCCTGGTTCTGGCTGCCTTTCTCAGCTTCGTCAGCATCAAGAGCAGTGAGCAGCGCTTCATCTGGGTGGGGATGGCCAAGGAGACCGCCCATCAGCTTGGCACCCCGATCTCCTCGCTGATGGGCTGGCTCGAGCTCCTCAAAATGCCCCATCTTGGTGCCGCCCAGCGCGAGCAAACCCTGACGGATATGGAGACCGATCTCAAGCGGCTGGAAAAAATCGCCGCACGTTTTTCCCATATCGGTTCCGAAGCCTTGCTCGATCCGCAGGAGGTAGAGCCGATCCTCCATGATGTTTGCGAATATCTGCGCAAGCGCCTGCCTAAAACCGGCAATCAGATTCAATTGATCGAAACCTATGCGGCGTGCAAACCCGTACCCCTGAACCGCGAGCTCTTCGAATGGGCGGTCGAGAATCTGCTGAAAAACGCCATTGACGCCGTAAAAGGTAAAAAAGGGATCATCGAAATCATCACGAAACCCCTGAATGGCAAAAACCGCATCGTGATCGACATCAGCGACAACGGCGCCGGGATCACCGCCAAAAGGCGCAACGACATTTTCAAGGCGGGCTACAGCACGAAGAAACGCGGCTGGGGTCTGGGTTTGAACTTTGCCAAGCGGATCATCGAGGAGTATCATCACGGACGGCTGATCATCAAGGAGAGCCATATCGGCAAGGGGACCACGATGCGGATGATTCTATGA
- a CDS encoding DUF4249 family protein yields the protein MPSRLPLGVLAAALLLAACSNGPDVNEFNYQPEINLFGLLIYNSGQTIIRLEETYRAMDRVPADRGIAGAQMIISGAGQAVTFTDRGEGRYATEGPDLCLQAGATYTLSVRLQDGRRIEAHCTMPAPPRLISPADHQVVAANAALPIAWEPGTPDSHFLVSVRGNVHTYSAEMWSDSTATNFYPFYLAQPDIYVLKVTALDRNYYNYLLMRDDEEPVWHIQGGIGVFGAIAYDERIILAK from the coding sequence TTGCCTTCTAGATTACCACTCGGGGTCCTGGCGGCCGCCCTGCTGCTGGCCGCATGTAGCAATGGACCCGATGTCAACGAATTCAATTACCAACCCGAGATCAACCTCTTCGGGCTGCTGATCTATAACTCCGGGCAGACGATCATTCGTCTGGAGGAGACCTATCGCGCGATGGATCGGGTGCCAGCGGACCGGGGCATAGCAGGGGCTCAGATGATAATCAGTGGGGCGGGTCAGGCAGTAACCTTCACAGACCGGGGCGAAGGCCGGTATGCCACGGAGGGACCGGACTTATGTTTGCAGGCGGGTGCGACCTACACCCTCTCCGTCCGACTGCAGGATGGCCGCCGGATAGAAGCGCACTGTACCATGCCAGCACCGCCGCGCTTGATCTCGCCAGCCGATCATCAGGTGGTCGCAGCCAACGCTGCGCTGCCGATCGCTTGGGAGCCGGGCACACCGGACAGCCATTTTCTGGTCAGTGTGCGCGGCAATGTCCATACCTACAGCGCCGAGATGTGGAGCGATTCCACGGCGACCAATTTCTATCCGTTTTATCTCGCCCAACCTGACATCTATGTGCTGAAGGTGACCGCATTGGATCGCAATTATTATAATTACTTGCTCATGCGCGACGACGAAGAGCCGGTCTGGCATATCCAGGGCGGGATCGGCGTGTTCGGCGCCATCGCGTATGATGAAAGAATTATCCTGGCGAAATGA
- a CDS encoding class I SAM-dependent methyltransferase, translating into MLSGDLSGKEKYWLYQYRLGSQYLLPLLMEWGVPLEGARMLDIGCAEAGILCAFAEAGGRAIGLELSPSRLHFARHFASPAQQARMTLIAADFFHMPLRKEQGRFDLILLRDVFEHLPDKNSAFAALAALMQPGTRLILTFPPFYSPFGGHQQMLGGFLRRIPWFHILPQALWRLIARYIVAHDPNPRFLEEMEKLRHHRMSIALCHRLAKKYQLTVSGERYYLSRPSYQLRYGWPVIGAQTLGHIPVLREFLITGALIMMSRPCPES; encoded by the coding sequence ATGTTGAGTGGCGACCTCTCCGGCAAAGAAAAATACTGGCTCTACCAATACCGACTCGGGAGCCAGTATCTTTTACCCTTGTTGATGGAATGGGGGGTTCCCCTCGAGGGGGCCCGGATGCTCGACATCGGCTGTGCGGAGGCGGGCATCCTCTGCGCCTTCGCCGAGGCGGGCGGCCGCGCGATCGGGTTGGAACTGAGCCCCAGCCGCCTGCACTTTGCCCGGCATTTTGCCTCACCCGCACAGCAAGCCAGGATGACTCTGATTGCCGCCGACTTTTTTCATATGCCCCTGAGAAAGGAACAGGGCCGCTTTGACCTGATCCTGCTCCGCGATGTCTTCGAGCATTTGCCCGACAAGAACAGCGCCTTTGCCGCCCTGGCCGCCCTGATGCAACCCGGAACGCGTCTGATTCTGACCTTTCCTCCTTTTTATTCTCCTTTCGGGGGACACCAGCAGATGCTGGGCGGATTCCTCCGCCGCATCCCCTGGTTCCATATCCTTCCACAGGCCCTGTGGCGTCTCATAGCCCGATATATCGTGGCGCACGATCCCAATCCCCGCTTTCTCGAAGAAATGGAAAAACTCCGCCACCACCGCATGTCGATCGCCCTTTGTCATCGGCTGGCAAAAAAGTACCAGCTGACGGTTTCGGGGGAGCGCTATTATCTCAGCCGTCCCAGCTATCAACTGCGCTACGGCTGGCCGGTGATCGGGGCGCAGACCCTGGGCCACATCCCGGTACTGCGCGAGTTCCTCATCACCGGCGCCCTCATTATGATGAGCAGGCCATGCCCAGAGTCTTGA
- a CDS encoding glycosyltransferase family 4 protein, whose amino-acid sequence MPPRPAQLLFIQPSQAPFVLADADGLRRHFRLRMRRFHFKPFLRQAWDQWAQGFWLLRHLPGSAALFTWFADYHALVPVVAGRLFGKPVVIVVGGYDVARMPDYGYGAHLQAVRSFCSRMSLRYAALLLPVSKATADELAAFAPHAPSRILYNGVDTEFFDAETENMRERGVLTVCGARDRRAAAIKGIGLFLDVARELPQVPFVAVGLEGEALDWIRSRGVPENVRLLGRLERTALAALYARTPVYCQFSHHESFGMALAESMACGCVPVVTATGALPEVVGEAGWVVSERSAAPLAAAVGQALQAGSERRRAARQRIVTLFALCKRQSGLASLLLDLVQA is encoded by the coding sequence ATGCCACCACGGCCCGCGCAATTGCTTTTTATCCAGCCCAGCCAGGCGCCTTTTGTCCTTGCTGACGCCGATGGCTTGCGTCGACATTTTCGCTTGCGGATGCGTCGCTTTCATTTCAAACCCTTTCTGCGGCAGGCATGGGATCAATGGGCGCAGGGCTTCTGGCTGTTGCGCCATCTCCCCGGCTCGGCAGCGCTCTTCACCTGGTTCGCCGATTATCATGCGTTGGTACCGGTCGTAGCGGGTCGGCTCTTCGGCAAGCCGGTCGTCATCGTCGTGGGCGGCTACGATGTCGCCCGGATGCCCGACTATGGTTACGGCGCCCATCTGCAGGCGGTGCGCTCCTTTTGCAGTCGGATGAGCTTGCGCTATGCCGCCCTTTTGCTGCCGGTTTCAAAGGCCACAGCCGATGAGCTGGCGGCCTTCGCTCCGCACGCGCCGTCGCGGATTTTGTATAACGGCGTCGACACGGAATTCTTCGACGCGGAGACGGAGAACATGAGGGAGAGGGGGGTGCTTACGGTTTGCGGGGCTCGAGACCGGCGTGCGGCCGCCATCAAGGGCATCGGGTTGTTTCTGGATGTGGCGCGGGAGCTGCCACAGGTTCCTTTTGTCGCGGTCGGCCTGGAGGGTGAGGCGTTGGACTGGATCCGCTCACGGGGTGTGCCTGAGAATGTGCGTTTGCTGGGCCGCCTCGAACGCACGGCGCTGGCAGCCCTGTATGCGCGCACACCCGTCTACTGCCAGTTTTCGCACCACGAATCGTTCGGCATGGCCCTGGCCGAATCCATGGCGTGCGGATGCGTGCCGGTGGTGACGGCAACCGGAGCCCTGCCCGAGGTGGTGGGTGAAGCGGGCTGGGTGGTCTCCGAGCGTTCCGCTGCCCCGCTGGCTGCCGCAGTTGGACAAGCCCTACAAGCCGGCTCGGAACGGCGTCGGGCCGCACGACAGCGGATTGTAACGCTTTTTGCGCTCTGCAAGCGCCAATCCGGACTGGCCTCGCTCCTCCTTGACCTGGTGCAGGCCTGA